The following nucleotide sequence is from Peptococcaceae bacterium 1198_IL3148.
ATAAATTTCTTTCATTTGTGATTCGCTTTTGATGTCTATCTTCCAACCTGTCAGTTTAGCAGCTAGACGAGCATTTTGACCTTCTTTGCCAATGGCTAAGGACAACTGATAATCCGGTACAATTACCCGGGCAACCTTTTCATCCTCCCAAACTTCAACTGCCACTACTTTAGACGGTGAAAGGGCATTGGCCACATATTTTGATGGATCTGTATCCCATTTGACAATATCAATTTTTTCATTATTAAGCTCACCCACTATGTTTTGCACTCGCATACCCTTTGGACCAACGCAAGCCCCCACCGGGTCCACATTTTCATCTCTGGAATACACAGCAATTTTTGAGCGGGTACCAGCTTCCCGGGCCACAGATTTAAGTTCAATTACGCCATCTTGTAATTCTGGCACTTCCATTTCAAACAATCTCTTTAACAAACCTGGGTGAGTGCGGGAAACTAAAATTTGTGGTCCTTTAGAGCCTTTGCGCACTTCAATAATATATGTTTTCAATCTCATGCCGGGGTAATAGTTTTCAGTGGGTATTTGTTCAGAAGGTGCTAAGATAGCCTCGGTTTTACCGAGTTCAATATAGACTGTTTTCTGTTCAACCCGTTGAATAGTCCCAGAGATGATATCCCCCTCTCTGTTGGCGTACTCTTCATAAATGACATTGCGTTCCGCTTCTCTGATTCGTTGTACCACCACCTGTTTCGCAGTTTGCGCGGCAATACGACCAAAATTTTTCGGCGTCACCTCTGTTTCCACAACATCGCCCAGGCTATAATTGGGATCTATGGCCTGGGCTTCTTCTAAAGATATTTCTAATCTGTCGTCAATAACATCATCAGTTACTGTTCTTTGGGAAAACACTTTAAAATCCCCGGTTGCTCTATCAATGACTACATTGGCATTCTGGGCCGAGCCAAAGTTGCGCTTGTAGGCGGATAACAAAGCCGCTTCTATCGCTTCCAGGAGTATATCTACCGAAATACCTTTCTCCTTTTCCAGGTCATACAATGCATCTAAAAACTCACTATTCATTTGTTAGCCTCCTAAATAATTCAAAATTCTACCATTAATTTAGCCGAAGCTATTTTATCCAAAGAAATCATCATTTCTTTACCATCAATTTCAACTGACACCATATTGTCATTTATACCCTGTAATTGACCGATAAATTCTTTTTTACCATCAATCGGCGCAAAGGTCTTTACTAATACTTTACTTCCTGCAAAGCGTTGAAAGTGCTCAGGTTTTTTCAGCGGACGTTCAATACCAGGGGATGAAACTTCCAATATGTATGAGTTTGGTATTGGATCTAGTTTATCTAGCACCTCTTCCAGTTGTTCTGATACAGCCTGGCAATCATCCAAATCTATACCGTCAGGTTTGTCGATAAACACTCGCAAATACCATTGTGCCCCTTCTTTTACGTACTCCACATCTTCCAGTACTAATTGCAAAGAATCAACTATAGGTTTAGCAAGTTCTTCTACCAGTTCGGTAACTTTTTTACTCATTTAGTTTGGGGCCTCCCTCAACATGTATCGTGATAAAACGAAAGAGTGGGTGCAACCCACTCTTTTAAAAACGACGTTCCCAACTCAATAAACACCACAGATAGTATATCATAACAACCAATTGTTGACAAGTGATAACTGCTACGGTTGCTACTCGTTACTTTATATGCCACTATTATTACCTGCTTTACAAAAAATATTCTTTTAAAACAAGCTTAACTGATCGGTTGCTTCCATACCGTCCAAACAGCCATGTTGTTGCAAAGTTTCAATTACTGTTTTCGATACCTTTGCCCGCAGCCGCATATCTTCTATTGAGGTGAAGGGGCCTTCTTCTCTGGCTTTGACTATGCTGTGGGCAGCGGTTTCGCCCACACCTTGTAGACTGGCAAGGGGAGGCAACAATTGATGATCATCGACAATCAAAAATTTGGTGGCATCGGATGCCATTAGGTCAATGCGCTTGAACTTAATCTGCCGAGCATACATTTCCAGTGCCAATTCCAAAACTGTGAGCAAACCCTTTTCCTTTTGTGACGCTGTAACCCCTTTAGCCTCAATTTCTTCAATGGTTTTTAAAATCACCTGTTGTCCTTGAACAATTAAGTCTGCATCGAAATCATCTGCCCGTACGGTAAAGTAAGTGGCATAAAATGCCTCGGGGTAATTTACTTTAAACCATGCAATGCGGAAAGCCATCATTACATAGGCAGTGGCGTGGGCTTTAGGGAACATGTATTTAATTTTTCGGCAGGATTCAATGTACCACTCAGGTACATTGTGCTGTCGCATATCTTCTGCATCTTCTTCTGACACCCCTTTACCCTTGCGCACTTTCTCCATGATTTTAAAGGCCTGCTTTGGCGGCAATCCTTTGTGAATCAAATAAATCATGATGTCGTCACGGGCAGAAATTGCTTCCCCAAGTTTACAGGTGCCTGACTTGATTAAATCCTGGGCATTGTTCAACCAAACATCAGTACCATGAGAAAACCCTGATATTCGCACCAACTCACCAAAGGTGGTGGGTTTAGTATCAACCAACATTTGCCTAACAAACTTGGTGCCAAATTCAGGGACACCGTAAGAACCCACCAGTGATCTGATCTGTTCCGGGGTTACCCCCAGTGCTTCGGTACTGGAAAAAATACTTAGGGTTTGAGGATCGTCCAACGGAATTTCCTTAGCATTTACTCCGGTTAAATCCTCTAACATTTTAATTACCGTCGGATCGTCATGTCCTAGAATATCTAACTTGACTAAGTTGTCGTGGATGGAGTGATAGTCCAAGTGAGTGGTAATAATACCACTCTTTTTATCATCCGCCGGATGTTGCACCGGTGTAAAATCATGTACATCTACATAATCAGGAACTACTATGATACCTCCAGGATGTTGGCCGGTGGTGCGTTTTACACCGGTACATCCTGCAACCAAACGAGAAATTTCTGCTTCCCTTTTGACCAAATGTCTTTCATCTAGATATTTCTTGACAAAGCCATAGGCTGTTTTTTCCGCAATGGTGCCAATGGTACCAGCTTTAAATACGTTACCTTTACCAAATAGCACCTCAGTATATTTATGGGCCTTTGCTTGATAATCACCAGAGAAGTTTAGGTCGATATCAGGCACTTTATCTCCCTCAAAGCCTAAGAATACTTCAAAGGGTATATCTTGTCCATCTTTGAACATTTTGGTACCACATTGGGGACAATTTTGATCGGGCATATCCGGGCCACAGTTATAGCTGCCATCTTGAATAAAAATACTGTGCTTACAATGGGTACAACGATAATGAGGCGGTAACGGATTAACCTCGGTAATACCAGTTAATGTAGCCACCAGTGATGAACCTACAGATCCCCTTGAACCTACCAAATATCCATCATCATTGGATTTCTTAACCAGTTTTTGAGCAATTAAATAAAGTACAGCAAAACCATTGCCGATAATGGATTTTAACTCTTTATCTAACCGTTCCCTTACCACCTGTGGCAGTGGTGAACCGTATAGTTCTACTGCTTTGCTTTCAGACATATCGGTAATTTGTTGTTCCGCGCCCTCAATTTTTGGCGGGAAAGTTTCCTTAGGAATAGGCCGTATTCTTTCAATTTGTTCTGCTATTTTCTGTGGGTTTTTCACCACCACTTCATAAGCGGCCTCATGGCCAAGATACTGAAACTCCGCTAACATTTCATCAGTGGTTTTAAAATACAACGGTGGTTGATTATCGGCATCACTAAAGCCTTGGCCCCCCATTAAAATTCGTCGGTAAACTTCATCCTCCGGATTTAGAAAATGAACGTCACCGGTGGCCACCACTGGTTTATTATATTTATTACCTAACTGATAGATGGTTTTATATATTTCCTTCAGTTGCTCAATATTTTGCAGTTGACCACTATCCACCAAGAACTTACTATTGCCCAAAGGTTGAATTTCCAGATAATCATATAAGGATAATATTTTTTTAATTTTATCCTCAGGTTCACCAGCCATAATGGCTTTAAATAATTCACCGGCCTCGCATGCTGAACCAATCAGTAAACCTTCATGATAAGCTTTGAGCAGGCTTTTGGGTATCCGGGGACGACGATAATAGTAGTTAAGGTGAGATTGGGTAATTAACTTATAAAGGTTCCTTAATCCCGACTGGTTTTGGGTTAGTATCGTCACATGATAAGGTTTGGCCTTATCCATATGAGCGCTACCAGTTAATTTGTTTAAATCCACAATGCGATTAATCCCTTGGTTTTGACACTGTTCTAAAAATATATTTAACAAATGGGCGGTGGCCTCGGCATCATCCACTGCCCGGTGATGATTTTCTAAAGCCACTTTAAATTCTGCACACAGTGTATTCAATTTATGATTCTTTAGGTTGGGATAAAGGCAGCGGGCCAACGTCAGTGTGTCTAACACCGCATTGTCTATAGTCACATTTAAATGTTTGGCAAAGTGTACTCTAATAAAGCCCGCATCAAAGGAGGCATTGTGAGCCACCAATACAGACTTACCCACAAATCGGTAAAACTTTTCCAATGCCTCCGCTGGCATGGGCGCATCTTGAACCATCTCGTCAGTAATACCCGTAAGTTTGACCACCTGGGGTGGAATTTTTTTATTGGGGCGCACCAAAGTGGAAAACCTATCCACCACCTCAAAACCACGCAGCTTCACTGCACCAATTTCGGTAATATCGTCGGTCCGGGGATGAAACCCAGTGGTTTCTAAGTCGAAAACCACAAATTCAGTTTCAACCAACCCACTATCGATAGGATTTTCTACCACTGGAACACCGTCATCAATCAAGTAACCTTCCACACCGTAGATAACTTTAATACCAGCCTTTTCTCCGGCACTATAGGCCTCGGGAAAAGCCTGCACCACTCCATGGTCAGTAATGGCCACCGCCGGATGACCCCATTTAGCCGCCTGCTTCACTGCGGTGGCAGCATCCAACACTGAGTCCATAGCACTCATTTTGGTGTGTAGGTGCAATTCCACTCTTTTCTCTTCGGCCTGATCCACCCGTTCTTCCGTCAACACTTCAGCTTGGTTTATATCATAAGCCATTAAGGTCAGTTCTTGGGAATATTTATCATGTTGCACTGGCCCCCGCACCTTTACCCAAATGCCATCTTTGATATTATCAATGGCCTCAATGTTCTCTTTATCTACGAATTTTTTTATTGTTAGTGAATCGGTGCCGTCGGTAATGTTAAAGGTTAATAAGTGTCGACCGCTGCGTAATTCTTGGGTTGACCGGCCAAACACTTTCCCCTGAACTATCGCCTGCCGCTCTTCCTCTTGGATAGATATTAACGGCACTGGTTGGTCTTTAATAGCGCGACCAACAAAAACACCCGGTATAGCGGGTGTAGATTTGTTACTGTTATTAGGCACTGGCCTGCTTTTGGTGGCAACCTCTTGATTGCTGACTTGGATTTGCTTCACCAACTGGTGTTCGGTCTTTTTCTGCCATTCCATTAGGGTTTCTTCATTATTTTCGTTTTCACATTGCAATACCAACTTAGGCCTAAAACCAATTTGCTTAGCCAACTTTAATGCCATTAATTGTTGACAGTTACGCTCTTGTAATACTTTTAGGCCTAAATTATTATTCACAGTGATGGTTAAAGTACCAGCGGCATAATTATACCTAGCACTTTTTAACCAGCCATTAACAGCAGGCATTTCAGCCATAATATAATTAACTAGCCCTTGCCAAAGTTGAGGCATTTTATCTATCACTTGTTGTTCAGTTAGTGGATTAACTAGCACTAACTGAACACTTTCAAGTTCGGGAACAATATCGCACATATCTTGCTCTACTTGCTTAATGACTCCATTGTCATAGGGTCCCTTTGCCATCAGGTAAATACACCAGCTTCTCTGCTGGGTATCTACCTGCACTTCGGTCACCTCAGAACCAGGAAGTAATTCAGCAATTAGTCTCTCCGCTGTAGTCACCATCCTGTCCCCCTAGTCATTTTTACCCTTGGATTAACTGCTGCATTAAATTAACCACCCCTTGGGCAG
It contains:
- the nusA gene encoding transcription termination factor NusA, giving the protein MNSEFLDALYDLEKEKGISVDILLEAIEAALLSAYKRNFGSAQNANVVIDRATGDFKVFSQRTVTDDVIDDRLEISLEEAQAIDPNYSLGDVVETEVTPKNFGRIAAQTAKQVVVQRIREAERNVIYEEYANREGDIISGTIQRVEQKTVYIELGKTEAILAPSEQIPTENYYPGMRLKTYIIEVRKGSKGPQILVSRTHPGLLKRLFEMEVPELQDGVIELKSVAREAGTRSKIAVYSRDENVDPVGACVGPKGMRVQNIVGELNNEKIDIVKWDTDPSKYVANALSPSKVVAVEVWEDEKVARVIVPDYQLSLAIGKEGQNARLAAKLTGWKIDIKSESQMKEIYPEYNQYDATSEYYDNDDIDDYIDDYIEDYVEETTDELDVADTKPNDDIEPKDL
- the rimP gene encoding ribosome maturation factor RimP, which gives rise to MSKKVTELVEELAKPIVDSLQLVLEDVEYVKEGAQWYLRVFIDKPDGIDLDDCQAVSEQLEEVLDKLDPIPNSYILEVSSPGIERPLKKPEHFQRFAGSKVLVKTFAPIDGKKEFIGQLQGINDNMVSVEIDGKEMMISLDKIASAKLMVEF
- a CDS encoding PolC-type DNA polymerase III, translating into MTTAERLIAELLPGSEVTEVQVDTQQRSWCIYLMAKGPYDNGVIKQVEQDMCDIVPELESVQLVLVNPLTEQQVIDKMPQLWQGLVNYIMAEMPAVNGWLKSARYNYAAGTLTITVNNNLGLKVLQERNCQQLMALKLAKQIGFRPKLVLQCENENNEETLMEWQKKTEHQLVKQIQVSNQEVATKSRPVPNNSNKSTPAIPGVFVGRAIKDQPVPLISIQEEERQAIVQGKVFGRSTQELRSGRHLLTFNITDGTDSLTIKKFVDKENIEAIDNIKDGIWVKVRGPVQHDKYSQELTLMAYDINQAEVLTEERVDQAEEKRVELHLHTKMSAMDSVLDAATAVKQAAKWGHPAVAITDHGVVQAFPEAYSAGEKAGIKVIYGVEGYLIDDGVPVVENPIDSGLVETEFVVFDLETTGFHPRTDDITEIGAVKLRGFEVVDRFSTLVRPNKKIPPQVVKLTGITDEMVQDAPMPAEALEKFYRFVGKSVLVAHNASFDAGFIRVHFAKHLNVTIDNAVLDTLTLARCLYPNLKNHKLNTLCAEFKVALENHHRAVDDAEATAHLLNIFLEQCQNQGINRIVDLNKLTGSAHMDKAKPYHVTILTQNQSGLRNLYKLITQSHLNYYYRRPRIPKSLLKAYHEGLLIGSACEAGELFKAIMAGEPEDKIKKILSLYDYLEIQPLGNSKFLVDSGQLQNIEQLKEIYKTIYQLGNKYNKPVVATGDVHFLNPEDEVYRRILMGGQGFSDADNQPPLYFKTTDEMLAEFQYLGHEAAYEVVVKNPQKIAEQIERIRPIPKETFPPKIEGAEQQITDMSESKAVELYGSPLPQVVRERLDKELKSIIGNGFAVLYLIAQKLVKKSNDDGYLVGSRGSVGSSLVATLTGITEVNPLPPHYRCTHCKHSIFIQDGSYNCGPDMPDQNCPQCGTKMFKDGQDIPFEVFLGFEGDKVPDIDLNFSGDYQAKAHKYTEVLFGKGNVFKAGTIGTIAEKTAYGFVKKYLDERHLVKREAEISRLVAGCTGVKRTTGQHPGGIIVVPDYVDVHDFTPVQHPADDKKSGIITTHLDYHSIHDNLVKLDILGHDDPTVIKMLEDLTGVNAKEIPLDDPQTLSIFSSTEALGVTPEQIRSLVGSYGVPEFGTKFVRQMLVDTKPTTFGELVRISGFSHGTDVWLNNAQDLIKSGTCKLGEAISARDDIMIYLIHKGLPPKQAFKIMEKVRKGKGVSEEDAEDMRQHNVPEWYIESCRKIKYMFPKAHATAYVMMAFRIAWFKVNYPEAFYATYFTVRADDFDADLIVQGQQVILKTIEEIEAKGVTASQKEKGLLTVLELALEMYARQIKFKRIDLMASDATKFLIVDDHQLLPPLASLQGVGETAAHSIVKAREEGPFTSIEDMRLRAKVSKTVIETLQQHGCLDGMEATDQLSLF